CCATACATTCTGTATGGCTTCATTCAAATACATAACATTTTGAGGAGATAAAGTAATTTTTGTAGAATTAGTGTATCCTTTTCTTACCGCATCTTTAATAGATTTTTCTACTATGTCATAACTGCCAGAACCATCATAGAATTTTCTGCAGGTATCATGTAACTTTTTATTTCCGTCTATAGTTATTCCAAGGCTTACTTTCCCTAAATTCTTTTTAAGGAACTCTTGAACTTCTGGAGAATCATATAAAACTCCATTCGTTGTCATTGATATCATGTAATTGGTAGCCCAAGGACTATCTAATTGAAATGCTCTAAATTTAAAGTATTCTACTATATAATCCATTAAATCTATTTCTAGTAATGGCTCCCCACCAATAAATTCTAATATTACAGCAGGAGAGGTTTTAAAACTGTAGTAGCCATTTATCTTTTCTTCATTAAATAAAAAATCAATAGCTTTCTTTGCTACTGATTTACTCATTCTCCTACCTGTTTTATGCTGCTCATAACAATAAGAACAATTTAAATTACACTTTTCCGTTACAACGAAAGTTATATTTTTTACTTTTAAATCTGGATTTTTTGTATCTTTATAAGTTTCACAATCATTACATATTCCATTGCATTTTTCATAGGATTCAATTAGTGGAGATATAGAATCTTGCCACTGTTCAAAGTCCCTTCTATCTAAATAATATCCGTTCTTAGGTTTAATCATTTATTTTATTTCTCCCAACTTTTCTAATTTGCAATACATTTAAATCATAATTAAAGTTATAGAAAAACTTATTCACCATAAAATATTCATAGGCATTATCTAAATATTTCTTCAACATATCAGACTTAAATAATTCTATTTCTTGGTTGGCTTCGGCATACTTTTCAAGAAAGGCATCCAAATTAAATTTATTTGCCTCCTGTATTGTATTATTTATATAACTCATAAATAAATTATTGTATGATTGAACTTTTATAAATAACAATTGAATTGTATTGGATATATCCTTGTCTATAGATATAAATAATGTTTCACCGACATTTAATTTTTTTAATTCCTCTAATAGATTTTCCTTATTTACTGTTTCCACAATAGCCCTCCTGAATTTATTATTGATACACAGCACCTTGTCCCTGCCATGATGTGCCATTCCATATTTTTATTATATTGTTTGCTGTATCAAACCAGATGTTTGTTTTAGTAGAATCTATACTGCCGCTGTCAGGTGTACTGGATTGAGAAAAAAACTTTGCATTATTTATTTGCTGCCCTATTCGTGCTATGGCATCTGCATTTCCTTTAACTGTTTCTGTGGTTCTTCCTGCTCCTCCTAAATTAACTATGGCATCCGAATTACCCTTTACAGTTTCAGTAGTCCTTCCTGATCCAGCTAAATTATTTATACTTGTAGTATTAGTATTTATTTGATTTCTCAATGCCTGTATATCCTCTTGTGTAGCTAAAGTTACAGATGGATCTATTTTTAAAGTTACACTGGCACTATTGGAAACCTCTAAAATCATTCTAATCGTTATATCTTTAGTACTTCCATCTGTCACCATAGGTTTATATGTTTCAGGATATTTACCCACAGCAAGCATAATTCCGGTATCATCAAATATCCCTACTTCTCTTATAGTAAATCCACCTTCACTAGAAGGTATTACAATTTCGATAATTAACCAGTTAGGATTTTCCGCATCTACTTTAATAGAATTTATATTCCCCTGCCATACTGTATGCACAAGATTCTGCTGTGCTTCTGTGGGGTTATAATAAGTACCGTTGCTGTCTCCTACTTTTAAAGTAGTAAAATTCACCTTTGTTCCTAATGCTGTGGCATTAGCTATCTTAGCTTTTCCCACATTGGTAAGTATTGTATAAAAACTTTCTGCCAAGGCTTATCCCTCCTTTGGATATACGGTTATTGTTTCAGTATTGTTTGCTACTGCTGTTGCAACATTAATTTTCCCCCTGGATTCTATTTCTCTTGGTGTCCATGGATATACTGTTATTGTTTCACCAGATATAGAAGCTGCAGCATAATAAATATTCATGTTTGTTACAGATGTCATCTTATATTTGACAGATTGATGGGACGGTTTTATCCTCTTAACAGTTTTATATAACTCCACTAAATCTTCAGGGAAACCACTACTACTAAGCAAATCAACCTGAAATGTATATGGAGCCACATTTTCTGTTATATGAACACTTGCATTTGTGTAAGTACTGATTATTTTAGCCATATTTAAAGGTGTCATGGGCCATCTAGTCTGAAGCTTTACAATTACCTTCTTTCTTCTTTTTTCTATATCTTCGCTTAAATTCGTTAGAAGCCCTAATCTTTTTTCCCACCATGTAAGTCCCCATGTAGCAGTCTGGGGAAAAAATTGCTTTAGTATTTCATCTATAATACTGTCTGTATTGTCAAATTCACTTCCTATGGCTTCATATATAGATTGTTCTATAGCACTTGATTGTGAATCAGGCGATATATATTTAATCATCTGCTGTCCTCTAGGAGACTCCATTTGCTACCACCTCATTTACTACTGCAACCTGCTCATTTAATGTTATATCTACAGTTTCATCATTTACAGTTAGATTAGAATAATTATCAATTCCTTTCTTCTGCAAAATAAAAGAACCTACTACAGAATCAACTGCTTTAAATAGTATGGTTTCACTTAAATCCACCTTTGTAACATAGTTATTTACTTCATTTTTTATATTTGTAAGTACTTCAGGCGGATCATATCCACTTGTAAATATGAAATCAGCTTTAATACTAAGATTTAAAATAGAGGCTGTTGCAACTGTTACTATTGCCCCTATAGGTGCCAGTCCTCCCCTGTTTTGCCCTGGTGGAACTATTGGAGCAATATAATTCTGTACTGCTTCTATAAGTTCCTGTGTGGCAGTCTGTCCGTTTTTATCAAGGATTAAAACTTTAACTGTACCTGGACCATTCCATTCCGATACAGGATAAGCATACCCTACTCCATCAACCTTCTGTGCCCATCTTATGTAATCGCTATCGGCACCACTAAGCTTCTCCTGCTGTTCTGCCTCTGTAATCCTCTGCGAATAATGGGTATCATCTTCTATATCAGTGCCACCTTTAAATTGTTCCTCATTGGTTACACTTTTGACCCCGTTTATAGGAGTTAAAAGCATAGTTATACTCCCTGGAGGAACATTACCTATACTTCCTGCCTGTGTACATTTTGCATCTATATAAGCTGTTTCCGTAGAATCTATAGTTTTAGTTTCCTGAAATTTATACTCTATGCTTGTCTTGTCTTCCGTAGCAACGGTACAAGCAATTTTACCTTCTACAATTTGGGTACCAGGAACAGCAGTTACTTTTATTTTTCCAGTACTAAATGTAGCCGCATTTCTAGGAAGTCCTTTTAACTCTCCGAGATAATCTAAATATTGATCATAACTTGTTTGAGGAAAAGCTATTTTTAAAAATCTCTGCAGTTTATATTGTATAGTTGCCATTTCATCCGCAGTGGGTCTTGTGTTGTCCCAGAAGAAATCCCCTTCAATGGTATTTACATCTTTAGGAGCTTTTTTAAGCATTCGTGCATGTATGGTATCTGCATTTTCGCTAAGAAAATCGGGCATTTCAAAGTCTGCCATATAATCACCCCACCTTCGTTGTATTATTCATGTCAATTGATTCTTCATCTACGGTAATTACAGTGTAATCATAATACAATTCCCCATTGTTCTGCCAGGTAAAAGCAAAGTCCTTTACATCCTTGGTCATGGGATGAACTATCAATGTATCTGTGGTCATTCTTTTAACTTCAAGTTCTATAGCTTCCCTTGAATACAGTGAATCCGACAAGGTATCCAATTCATGACCGTATAATCTACTGTAAGCTCTAAATCCCACAGGAGTATTCATTGCTTTATTGCACCATTGTTCATAAGCTTCCAGTCTGTTACATCTTGCTAAAGTTCCATCCGGGTTTCTTACAAATTCACCCTTGTTAAAGTCAAATTTATAGGAACCTTTATATCCTGCATCACTATTATTACCACTGGTAGTACTAGTACTTGATGATGTGGTATCATTTGTATAATCACTATCCGGAAATAGATTAGGCATTTCTCACCCTCCCTATAACTATAAATTCACTTCCTACCTGGGCAACCAATACCCTGTCACCTGACTTCAGGGGTTTTAACATTTCTGGAGTTTTTACATTATGTGAATGACTGTATTCTCCTCCAGCAACATCAGTTTGAGTAAAATAATCCTTATCCAGTTTTAAATAGTCAAGTACCTTGTAATCCGTTATCTCATGTTTAAAGTTATCAAGTTTCAACCCTGCTTCTGTCATAGTGCCAAATTCAACGCCAAGTCCCGAAACAGCATTATTTACAGATTTATTAGTGTGGTCTTTCATTGTACTAGCTAGTTCCTCCATCTCCCGCATAAAACTTCCTCCTTATATAATCCATAGTTCCAACGGTTAACTCCAT
This window of the Clostridium kluyveri DSM 555 genome carries:
- a CDS encoding radical SAM peptide maturase, CXXX-repeat target family translates to MIKPKNGYYLDRRDFEQWQDSISPLIESYEKCNGICNDCETYKDTKNPDLKVKNITFVVTEKCNLNCSYCYEQHKTGRRMSKSVAKKAIDFLFNEEKINGYYSFKTSPAVILEFIGGEPLLEIDLMDYIVEYFKFRAFQLDSPWATNYMISMTTNGVLYDSPEVQEFLKKNLGKVSLGITIDGNKKLHDTCRKFYDGSGSYDIVEKSIKDAVRKGYTNSTKITLSPQNVMYLNEAIQNVWNLGIKAAYTNCVFEEGWQIKDAKILYSQMKQLADFLLKDKNYSKYYCSLFDDSIGQPLKEDRNWCGGNGQMLAIAPDGKCFPCIRFMKYSLNNQKEQPIGDIYKGLDRKEENMWLNKLKDITMSSQCQYEDNKKCLDCKIASGCALCTGYNYDKFGDPNHKATFICEMHKARVLANVYYWNKLYQKLNLNKIFKSNIPKKKVNSYGM
- a CDS encoding phage tail protein; translation: MAESFYTILTNVGKAKIANATALGTKVNFTTLKVGDSNGTYYNPTEAQQNLVHTVWQGNINSIKVDAENPNWLIIEIVIPSSEGGFTIREVGIFDDTGIMLAVGKYPETYKPMVTDGSTKDITIRMILEVSNSASVTLKIDPSVTLATQEDIQALRNQINTNTTSINNLAGSGRTTETVKGNSDAIVNLGGAGRTTETVKGNADAIARIGQQINNAKFFSQSSTPDSGSIDSTKTNIWFDTANNIIKIWNGTSWQGQGAVYQ
- a CDS encoding YmfQ family protein; translated protein: MESPRGQQMIKYISPDSQSSAIEQSIYEAIGSEFDNTDSIIDEILKQFFPQTATWGLTWWEKRLGLLTNLSEDIEKRRKKVIVKLQTRWPMTPLNMAKIISTYTNASVHITENVAPYTFQVDLLSSSGFPEDLVELYKTVKRIKPSHQSVKYKMTSVTNMNIYYAAASISGETITVYPWTPREIESRGKINVATAVANNTETITVYPKEG
- a CDS encoding baseplate J/gp47 family protein, with amino-acid sequence MADFEMPDFLSENADTIHARMLKKAPKDVNTIEGDFFWDNTRPTADEMATIQYKLQRFLKIAFPQTSYDQYLDYLGELKGLPRNAATFSTGKIKVTAVPGTQIVEGKIACTVATEDKTSIEYKFQETKTIDSTETAYIDAKCTQAGSIGNVPPGSITMLLTPINGVKSVTNEEQFKGGTDIEDDTHYSQRITEAEQQEKLSGADSDYIRWAQKVDGVGYAYPVSEWNGPGTVKVLILDKNGQTATQELIEAVQNYIAPIVPPGQNRGGLAPIGAIVTVATASILNLSIKADFIFTSGYDPPEVLTNIKNEVNNYVTKVDLSETILFKAVDSVVGSFILQKKGIDNYSNLTVNDETVDITLNEQVAVVNEVVANGVS
- a CDS encoding DUF2634 domain-containing protein, which produces MPNLFPDSDYTNDTTSSSTSTTSGNNSDAGYKGSYKFDFNKGEFVRNPDGTLARCNRLEAYEQWCNKAMNTPVGFRAYSRLYGHELDTLSDSLYSREAIELEVKRMTTDTLIVHPMTKDVKDFAFTWQNNGELYYDYTVITVDEESIDMNNTTKVG